The sequence below is a genomic window from Thioclava nitratireducens.
GACCTCCTTCGGCTGCAACATGCTGGCGCTGAACGGCGGCCGCCCCGAGCAGCTGACGCTGCGCCAGTTCCTCACCTATTTCATCAGCTTCCGCGAGGAAGTCGTCGCACGCCGCACCGCATTCGAACTGCGCAAGGCGCGCGAGCGCAGCCACATCCTCTGCGGTCTGGCCGTGGCGGTGTCGAACGTAGACGAGGTCGTGGCGACCATCCGCTCCTCGGCCGACGCGGCAGAGGCCCGCACCCGCCTGATGGAGCGGCGCTGGCCCGCGCATGACATCGTCGAATATCTCAAGCTGATCGACGATCCGCTGCATCCGGTCAACGATGACGGCACCTATAACCTGTCGGAAACGCAGGCCCGCGCGATCCTCGATCTGCGTCTTCAGCGTCTGACCCAGATCGGCGTGAAGGAAGTCACGGACGAACTCGCCCAGCTGGCCGAGAAGATCCGCGAATACCTCGCCATCCTCGCCTCGCGCGAGCGGATCATGGGCATCATCGCCGACGAGCTGCGCGAAGTGCGCGAGCTGTTTGCCGTGCCGCGCCGCACCGAGATCATCGACTGGGCCGGCGACATGGCCGACGAAGACCTGATCGAGCGCGAAGACATGGTCGTGACCGTCACTCAGGGCGGCTACATCAAGCGCACGCCTCTGGCCGATTTCCGCTCGCAAAAGCGCGGCGGCAAGGGGCTGTCGGGTGGCGCGCTGAAGGATGACGACACGGTCACCACGCTGTTCGTCGCCAACACCCATACGCAGCTTCTGTTCTTCACGACCGAAGGCATGGTCTACAAGATGAAGTGCTGGCAGCTGCCGCTCGGCTCTCGCCAGTCGAAGGGCAAGGCGATCGTCAACATCCTGCCGATCCCCACAGGCGTGTCGATCGCCGCGATCACCCCGGTCGATCGCGACGAGGCGGAATGGGACGACCTGCAGATGGTCTTCGCGACCTCCAAGGGCACCGTGCGCCGCAACCGCCTGTCGGATTTCACCAACGTCATGCGCAACGGCAAGATCGCGATGAAGTTCGAGGACGAGAACGCCGGAATGCGCCTGATCAATGCGCGCATCTGTTCCGAGGACGACGACGTGATGCTGGTCACCGCCAGCGGTCGCGCGATCCGCTTCCCGGTGCCGGAAGTGCGCGTGTTCAACTCGCGCAACTCGGTCGGCGTTCGCGGCATCAAGCTGAAGGGCGATGACGAGGTCGTCTCGATGTCGGTGATCCGCCACTTCGAAGCCAGCTCGGAAGAGCGCGCGGCCTATCTCAAGCAGCGTCGCCTGATGGCGGGCGTGACCGAGGACGAGGTCGAGCCCGACGAGGACGAGGAAACCGTGGCCGAGGGGCCGCTCTCGATGGAACGTTATGCCGAGATGTCCGCCGCCGAAGATCTGATCCTGACGATCACCTCGAAGGGGTCGGGCAAGATCTCGTCGAGCCACGACTATCCGACCCGCGGTCGCGGCGGTCAGGGTGTGACGGCGATCGACAAGGCGATGCGGGGCGGCCCGCTGGTGGCCTCCTTCCCGGTCGAGATGAGCGATCAGATCATGCTCGCCACCTCGACGGGTCAGTCGATCCGCTGCCCGGTGGAAGACATCTCCTTCCGCTCGCGCTCTGCCGGTGGCGTGCGTGTGTTCAACACCGCCAAGGGCGAAGTCGTGGTCTCGGTCGCGCGGATCGCCGATCAGGGCGACGACGACGATCTGGATCCGGATTCCGATGGGTCGACCGATGCACCCGATGCACCTTCCGCGCCGGACGCCTCCGGGAACGGCGGTGCGGAGGATAGCGAAAGCTGATCCCGCGCAGGTTGCTCGCAATTCGCAACGGCTTCGCAAAAAGCAATGAGATCAAGCCCCCGTTCCGCAAGGACCGGGGGCTTTCCCATTATGGCTTCCACGCTAGAAGGATAGTCGCGATGGCGAGTTCGATCTCTGGAACGTCGGCCTCGGCGTCACCCTTGGAAAAGGTTCGACCACGAACCTCTTCCGCCACAACCTCGCCTTCTGATCGCACGGACTTTCGATGTTGCGGCTCAGCCACGTGCCGCGCCGTTTCGACTCTTTGTTGCTCTCAATTCGCCATTTGCCCGGAACCACCCCTGAAGCCACCCGTTGCGGTTGCACTATTCAAAAAAGGGAGAGTTTCATGAAAGCCTTGGCAGATAGGCTCGGCCTAAGAACCGACCCGACGATCTTCTTCGTATCGGCAGGCTTCACGAT
It includes:
- the gyrA gene encoding DNA gyrase subunit A; this translates as MTDTPEPPETEEEGPGRPAYLGPTVSIADEMKTAYLDYAMSVIVSRAIPDLRDGLKPVHRRILYAMHETGNTFDKPYRKSARPVGDVMGQYHPHGDAAIYDALVRMAQPFSMSLPLLDGQGNFGSMDGDNAAAMRYTEVRMAKPANYILADIEKDTVDFQDNYDGKQEEPTVLPARFPNMLVNGAGGIAVGMATNIPPHNLGEVCDATLALIENPDMSDEAIMEIVPAPDFPTGGQIMGRGGARKAYLEGRGSVIIRAKTRVEEIRKDRFAIILDEIPYQVNKAAMIEKIADLVREKKLEGISNIADESDRVGVRVVIELKRDATPDVVLNQLFRFTQMQTSFGCNMLALNGGRPEQLTLRQFLTYFISFREEVVARRTAFELRKARERSHILCGLAVAVSNVDEVVATIRSSADAAEARTRLMERRWPAHDIVEYLKLIDDPLHPVNDDGTYNLSETQARAILDLRLQRLTQIGVKEVTDELAQLAEKIREYLAILASRERIMGIIADELREVRELFAVPRRTEIIDWAGDMADEDLIEREDMVVTVTQGGYIKRTPLADFRSQKRGGKGLSGGALKDDDTVTTLFVANTHTQLLFFTTEGMVYKMKCWQLPLGSRQSKGKAIVNILPIPTGVSIAAITPVDRDEAEWDDLQMVFATSKGTVRRNRLSDFTNVMRNGKIAMKFEDENAGMRLINARICSEDDDVMLVTASGRAIRFPVPEVRVFNSRNSVGVRGIKLKGDDEVVSMSVIRHFEASSEERAAYLKQRRLMAGVTEDEVEPDEDEETVAEGPLSMERYAEMSAAEDLILTITSKGSGKISSSHDYPTRGRGGQGVTAIDKAMRGGPLVASFPVEMSDQIMLATSTGQSIRCPVEDISFRSRSAGGVRVFNTAKGEVVVSVARIADQGDDDDLDPDSDGSTDAPDAPSAPDASGNGGAEDSES